ccctatCAGAACCACAGTCCAGAACAGTTCAGCAGGAGCAACAGTCGGATCTTCCCGTCTGGCCAACCAGAATACGAACAGGTGAAGCAGGATCACAACAACACAGGCGACTTTAAGCTCTTCTTGTATAGTTTCATATGATTAGGTTGAAATGACATAATCCAGAGTGATCAAAGCCGTCTTCCCAACAGGGAAACAATCATTCTTAAGCATCTGACCCATTTCACCAACACCCGGAGGTGGCCGGTTTCACACTGTtgatttttatgatttttacAGCCTGTCAGGGATGAGCCGTGGAACTCGCAACCACCGCGGTAAGTGTCATTTTATTGCACATTAAACAGCTCTCTCACAGGTGACCGCCACTCCTGGCCTTTCAGATCCAGCGAGCCCCCCATGTATGCCCGCGCCATCTACGACTTCACGGCCAGGAACAGCCAGGAGCTGACCGTCACCAAGGGCGACATGGTTCAGGTGAGGCCGCAGACATGCTGCAGAGGAAGTCAGGCCCGGTGTTGACTACACCCCTTCCCGCCACGATTGTCTTTGTTCTGGTCATTTCACAGGTGGTGAAAATGTCCAACAACTGGTGGCTCATCCGCAACAACCGCGGCGAGGAAGGCAACGTTCCGAGGAACGTCGTGGAGCTGacgaggagcagcagccccccGGGAGACCAACAGGTGAGCCGAGCGACACTGTGCAGCTCTGCTGAGTATCTTCACGCCTGAGCTTTCAATCCATTTGTGCTCCGTCCCAGTGGAACCCCGGCGGGCCCGTCCCCCTGGACACGAACTCCAGGCCACAGGAGGTCAAGGCCTGGCTGGAGTACAAAGGCTTCTCCAGAATGTGAGTAGAGCGCGACGGCTCGTCCTCTCTACGCGCCGGAGACTCACTGTTGTCGTTGTCGTGCAGCACGGTGAACACTCTCGGCGTCCTGACGGGTAAACTTCTGCTGGGGATGACCAAGGAGGAGATCAGGACCGTGTGTCCAGAAGAGGGCAGCAAAGTCTTCTTCCAGCTGCAGGCTGTCAAATCAGCCATGGCAGTGAGTCGGGTCACATGACACTCAGGTAAACGCCGTGCTGAACACGCCACTGAGttttccctcctgtcctctgcagCTCGCCGGTGAACAAACGGGAATGTTCGGCAGACGCTACTGAGGACCCGCCCCTGCCCGCGAATCAACGTGGAATCATTAGGTTCAATAATTCAAATTATCCATCGGACGACCAATTGGTGACTTTAAGCATCAGCCAATGAATGGAAATGATGCGTAATGAGCACCAGGATGGGAGCGACGGCGTTCCTTTGATTCTGTATAGTGAAACAGAGCTGACGCAATAAACCAACgttaataaagatttatttcaaTGTTTCTGTTGCGGGGACTTAGTGCTTTAACTGAGAGGAGGCCATACAACAAAGGCTTCTTTTATGTCTGAACCAAAATGACAAACCTACAAAAgggtaaaaaaagaacaatttgtTGTTTAGTTGCACTTGGGAGCATTTTTGTGGCAAATTCATCGTCTCTTATTCCTTCTTGTTTCCCCATCCGGCCATCTTGTTGTTGACGGGCATCTTCATGAACCTGTCTGACTTCATGTAGGCAGCGATCTCCTCCAGAGCCTAAAACCAGACGACAGGAAACTATTGTGGTCGCTCGAGTCCAGTGGTGTTTGTGTCCGACAGCCGAGCGTTCTCACCTCAAATCGATCTAGGAGATCTTTGAGGTTCTTGAAGTCGTCGAGGCAGGAAGGCTGGAACATCCtgtgctggtccagcagctcgtACATGATGAAGTCCACGAAGGTGATCTGTCAgtcaggaggacagacagtTTACACTCATTCCAACCATCATTCCAACATCTGTGGCATTCTGGTCCCAATCCAACATTAACAGAATAATACAAATTATGTAAATTAATATGtacaatatataaaataaatgtaccTTGTCGCCCGCAAACCATTTATTCTCGCCCAAGAAAGCGGAGAACTGCTTCAGTACATCCGGCAGCATCTTAAGGTACCCTGGTTTCATCTTGTCCTGACGACACACAGGTGTCGTTTAACATTCACTTCGCTGCACTTTCCGAGACGTCCGACTTAAACGCCACACATACAAACTCGGGATTGTAGCACAGCCTCACGAAGCCGTTTCTGAAATCCATCCCCTGGTTCTCCATGATGTCCACGCGCACCTGCTCGTCCTCCGTCTCTCCACCTGcgaccagacacacacactcctgactcAGACGAAGAGTCGTACGAACGCCACACGGGATGAGCGCTTACACAGATTGTGCTTGCGGGCGATGTATCTCATGATGGCGTTGCTCTGAACTATCTTCCTGTCTCCGTCCTCCAAGTACGGAAGCTGCAGCGACACAATCAGACCCACGTTTGCAACCTCACGGGACTGATGTCCGAGGATTAGACCCTCTTACTCACGTTGGGAAAGTCCATTCCAAGCTTCTGTTTTTCATCAAACCAGCAGCTTTTGTCATAATCCGGCGCTGAAAGAAGAGCATTGGTGACACGTGTGTGACGGACAATAGTCCACCAGCGGCAGGAGCAGATTACCTTCACCACAAACGTAGAATTTGTCCTCGTACTTGGTGCCGGTGTACTGCAGCAGCAGACGGATCGGCTGGGCCAGCTGCAAAATGTCAACTTTGATCAGTTCTCAGACACGTTCTTGCCACCATGCTTCTAATCTCCATTTTGTTCCTTTATCTCATGGCTGCAGAGAACTCTGGAGTTTCTACAAATCAAATAATCTATAACAACGAACTGTGAGGGGCACGTACGTTATCTTCACGCCTACAGGAACtaaatgtattcatttacatctaataaaaacaattcaaactgttttttatttcttcGTTCATTTCCCCAATAACTTCCTCATGGAGTTGGTGACTGCGCTGGGTTCAATACAAAGCAGTTTTCAGCAAAACTGGAGAAATGTATTCGGGTAAACGTGTGTTCATCATAATATTTAGTGAATATTGCACTCAGATCGACGGTGAGCGTGAATGAACCATATTCACACTAAAGCCTCATTCACATAAAATGGAACAGTACCAATATGTTTCATTTATAACCAACAGGGAGGTGTTCCGAGACAATTATAAGTGTTGTTTATCTCCCATATATTTCATAATCTTAATCCCACATTTGAAAGTGTGTTTAATAAAGAGACGTGTTTATTCGCAGTTGCGTAATTAGCGTCAATGCTAAACATAGCAAACATGTTTCTAGCTAACATTTGCTGCAATATGCTCCAAATGTTCCCTTTCCTTCATTCATCTGCACCACTTTTCGCCGATGATGCTGCCCAAACGCCGCTAAAATCTGCAGATTTAGCTGCAAAACGGTCGGTAAACTCCGGTCGGCAGCGCTGAACTCTTAAGTTTTATTGACCAAACATATCTGCAGCTTCTttgaccttcagctgctgcctgtctgcAAATAAACTCACCCCTCGAATGTCCCAATAAGCCAGTTTCATTGTCATTTTGCTTCGGTTTTATGAGCAACGTTCGCCTGCTGCAGAGCCCCgtcggag
This genomic window from Takifugu rubripes chromosome 3, fTakRub1.2, whole genome shotgun sequence contains:
- the LOC101074398 gene encoding glutathione S-transferase Mu 3-like encodes the protein MTMKLAYWDIRGLAQPIRLLLQYTGTKYEDKFYVCGEAPDYDKSCWFDEKQKLGMDFPNLPYLEDGDRKIVQSNAIMRYIARKHNLCGETEDEQVRVDIMENQGMDFRNGFVRLCYNPEFDKMKPGYLKMLPDVLKQFSAFLGENKWFAGDKITFVDFIMYELLDQHRMFQPSCLDDFKNLKDLLDRFEALEEIAAYMKSDRFMKMPVNNKMAGWGNKKE